Proteins from a genomic interval of Candidatus Alcyoniella australis:
- the yajC gene encoding preprotein translocase subunit YajC: MDLCGQGGNAFSLVWIAALIAVFYFMMIRPQSKRAKEHQGLIGGLKKGDNIVLNSGIYGSIVGLSENVATVEIAEKVRIRVAKTQIAGYSKDADKALEQADKR, encoded by the coding sequence ATGGACCTCTGTGGACAGGGCGGAAACGCATTCAGCCTGGTCTGGATCGCCGCGCTGATCGCAGTCTTCTACTTCATGATGATCAGGCCGCAGTCCAAGCGCGCCAAGGAGCATCAGGGCCTGATCGGCGGACTGAAAAAGGGCGACAACATCGTCCTCAACTCGGGGATCTACGGTTCGATCGTCGGACTATCCGAAAATGTGGCCACAGTGGAAATCGCCGAAAAGGTCCGCATCCGCGTGGCCAAGACCCAGATCGCTGGATATTCCAAGGATGCGGACAAGGCCCTGGAGCAGGCGGATAAACGATGA
- the secD gene encoding protein translocase subunit SecD, whose amino-acid sequence MSRNLKSRLALIAGLTVLALLLLVPTMRGQGVPLFASYQLDKLSLGLDLAGGMHLKYLVRTDKYIESRLAEIKSEVRLIYEHEKKTPPEFELDRKNLMLKLIYPDAESLRADDELLRDRFSGFDRDRDGNAIVLTPNSDFRRLLEREAVDQAEDTIRKRTNELGVKGSSIHYQRTQGVDTLVIQLPGVHDVGEAKKWLGKPAVLQFKLVPDNRHVAKDVETLKERFPDYERQGMEIYPHRGKPPEGEDQGPIIAYYMLQIAPDINGADLANANASLDQYGLPAVSFRFNDAAARKFANITGANIGKQLAIVLDDEIVSSPNIQSRIHGSGIISGSFSDQDVQQLAGVLRSGHLVVPLEVQEERTISASLGADSVHKGTLAMVIGMALVMIFMVIYYKGAGLLADLALVLNILFILAGLSLFGATLTFPGIAGMILTVGMAVDGNIIVFERIREELRIGKSARSSVQSGYDKATWTILDANITTVVAALMLFQFGTGPIKGFAVTLIIGVLSSMFTAIVVTRSVYDILIEKTRFERISI is encoded by the coding sequence ATGAGCCGCAATCTCAAGTCGCGCCTGGCCTTAATCGCCGGGTTGACGGTCCTCGCCCTGCTGCTGCTGGTTCCGACCATGCGCGGCCAGGGCGTACCGTTATTCGCCTCCTACCAGCTGGACAAGCTCTCGCTGGGATTGGACCTCGCCGGCGGCATGCACCTGAAGTACCTGGTGCGTACCGACAAGTACATCGAGAGCAGGCTCGCGGAGATCAAATCCGAGGTCCGGCTGATCTACGAGCACGAGAAGAAGACACCGCCGGAGTTTGAACTCGACCGCAAGAACCTTATGCTGAAGCTGATCTACCCCGACGCCGAGAGCCTGCGGGCCGACGACGAGCTGCTGCGCGACCGTTTCAGCGGTTTTGATCGCGACCGCGACGGCAACGCCATTGTGCTTACGCCCAACTCCGACTTCCGGCGTCTGCTCGAGCGCGAGGCCGTGGACCAGGCCGAGGATACGATCCGCAAGCGCACCAACGAGCTGGGAGTCAAGGGCAGCTCGATCCATTACCAGCGCACCCAAGGGGTCGATACGCTGGTGATCCAGCTTCCCGGCGTCCACGATGTGGGCGAGGCCAAGAAATGGCTGGGCAAACCAGCGGTCCTGCAGTTCAAACTGGTTCCCGACAACCGACATGTTGCCAAGGACGTCGAGACGCTCAAGGAGCGTTTCCCGGATTACGAGCGTCAGGGAATGGAGATCTACCCGCACCGCGGGAAACCTCCCGAGGGTGAGGATCAAGGCCCGATCATCGCCTACTACATGCTCCAAATTGCTCCCGACATCAACGGCGCGGACCTGGCCAACGCCAACGCGTCCCTCGATCAATACGGACTTCCCGCAGTCAGCTTCCGCTTCAACGACGCGGCTGCGCGCAAGTTCGCCAATATCACCGGCGCCAACATCGGCAAGCAGTTGGCCATCGTGCTCGACGACGAAATCGTCAGTTCTCCGAACATCCAATCGCGTATCCACGGATCCGGGATCATCAGCGGCAGCTTCTCGGACCAGGACGTGCAACAGCTCGCCGGCGTATTGCGCTCGGGCCATTTGGTGGTTCCGCTCGAGGTTCAGGAAGAGCGCACGATCTCTGCCAGCCTCGGTGCGGACTCGGTCCACAAGGGCACATTGGCGATGGTCATCGGCATGGCGCTGGTGATGATCTTCATGGTGATCTACTACAAGGGCGCGGGACTGCTGGCCGACCTGGCGCTGGTGCTCAACATCCTGTTCATTCTCGCCGGGCTATCGTTGTTCGGCGCAACGCTGACCTTCCCGGGCATCGCGGGCATGATCCTCACCGTGGGCATGGCCGTGGACGGCAACATCATCGTTTTCGAGCGCATCCGCGAGGAGCTGCGGATCGGCAAGAGCGCGCGAAGTTCGGTGCAATCGGGCTACGACAAAGCCACCTGGACGATTCTCGACGCCAACATCACCACGGTAGTCGCGGCGCTGATGCTGTTCCAGTTCGGCACCGGCCCGATCAAGGGCTTCGCCGTGACCCTGATCATTGGTGTGCTCAGCTCGATGTTCACCGCGATCGTGGTCACACGCAGCGTTTACGACATCCTAATCGAGAAGACCCGCTTCGAGCGGATCAGCATCTAG